Proteins from a genomic interval of Crassostrea angulata isolate pt1a10 chromosome 7, ASM2561291v2, whole genome shotgun sequence:
- the LOC128191202 gene encoding uncharacterized protein LOC128191202 yields MAVSTRVYVAVLFVMIHVYVGHRGVLGQISECVTKSASCTSSIKISDDKEELCRSVSEYLTCVKNALKDCGSNAEDTLKKAEEQMAQHECSSAGVPVISVLGLLIAAIVLVL; encoded by the exons ATGGCCGTCTCGACAAGAGTTTACGTCGCTGTCCTCTTCGTAATGATACACGTTTACGTTGGCCACAGAG GTGTTCTTGGTCAAATTTCTGAATGTGTCACTAAATCCGCCTCCTGTACCAGCAGTATAAAGATAAGTGACGACAAAGAGGAACTATGCAG ATCTGTGTCAGAGTATCTTACCTGCGTTAAAAATGCTTTAAAGGACTGTGGTTCAAATGCTGAAGATACTTTGAAAAAAGCAGAAGAACAAATGGCTCAACATGAAT GTTCCAGCGCCGGTGTGCCAGTAATCAGTGTGCTGGGTCTTCTTATCGCAGCGATAGTCCTTGTTCTCTGA